A region from the Musa acuminata AAA Group cultivar baxijiao chromosome BXJ1-10, Cavendish_Baxijiao_AAA, whole genome shotgun sequence genome encodes:
- the LOC135585019 gene encoding ubiquitin-conjugating enzyme E2 34-like, which translates to MADRACVKRLQKEYRAICKEPPPQIVARPSPSDILDWHFVLEGSEGTPFAGGCYYGRLKFSPDYPFKPPSIRMVTPNGRFVPNEKICLSMSDFHPESWNPMWSVSSILTGLLSFMLDKHQTTGSIRSSDNEKRELAKASLAYNCESKNCPSFKKLFPEYVEKYNKQKSRASAISQQPPEDKSGHLSAKAEQTGTQDLKESVNDAGKRRQGKQLPFWIVLLLLSIFGIVIALPLMQL; encoded by the exons ATGGCAGACAGGGCATGTGTCAAACGCCTTCAAAAAGAATATCGTGCAATTTGCAAA GAACCACCTCCTCAGATTGTGGCGCGTCCTTCTCCTTCTGATATTCTTGATTGGC ATTTTGTACTTGAAGGAAGTGAAGGCACACCATTTGCTG GTGGATGTTACTATGGAAGGCTCAAGTTTTCCCCTGATTACCCATTCAAGCCTCCCAGTATTCG CATGGTAACACCCAATGGACGGTTTGTCCCTAATGAGAAAATCTGCTTATCCATGAGTGACT TTCATCCAGAGTCCTGGAATCCTATGTGGTCTGTATCTAG TATATTGACAGGGCTTCTATCCTTCATG TTGGATAAACATCAGACTACTGGCAGCATTAGATCTTCTGATAATGAAAAGCGAGAACTAGCCAAGGCTTCACTTGCATACAATTGTGAAAG CAAGAATTGCCCTAGTTTTAAGAAACTCTTCCCAGAATATGTAGAGAAGTACAACAAACAAAAGTCTCGAGCATCGGCCATTTCACAACAGCCACCGGAGGATAAATCAGGTCACCTGTCCGCCAAAGCAGAACAAACTGGAACACAAGATCTCAAAGAGTCTGTAAATGATGCTGGTAAGAGAAGGCAGGGAAAGCAGTTGCCATTCTGGATAGTACTGCTGTTGTTATCCATCTTTGGCATCGTCATAGCCTTGCCTCTGATGCAACTTTGA